From one Eucalyptus grandis isolate ANBG69807.140 chromosome 9, ASM1654582v1, whole genome shotgun sequence genomic stretch:
- the LOC104420469 gene encoding uncharacterized protein LOC104420469 — MRIRKNAKLSSLLSSNASPLGAPLPLRVCPLNQSPWDVVPFSFPDALAPSSSLAQLDGGKDSFTADGSLGNSIGAVESSEASMMVADTKRKTVIDNKLKGHAFYNITKEDRMNINNYEATNGGDSDGDFSFKLCCNKTDSKWSQCKNEAVEGHYLCEHHLSRLKSYISTADGEDNTNADDSASRKLDKSSTSTGHCSGQPRGAKNSSSSVAAKSNQFYYYSGFGPSWGKKRRRGSRGSRRLTPLQISGKGIDYVVYDIDDEDDTDDDKDSRKKRMRKPVKGRSLKSLM; from the exons atgaggATTCGCAAGAACGCCAAGCTCTCGTCCCTCCTCAGCTCGAACGCGTCACCTCTGGGGGCTCCCCTCCCCTTGCGCGTGTGCCCGCTCAACCAGTCGCCCTGGGACGTCGTCCCCTTCTCCTTCCCCGATGCTCTcgctccctcctcctctctcgcccAG CTCGATGGAGGAAAGGATAGCTTCACCGCCGATGGCAGCTTGGGCAATTCCATTGGAGCCGTTGAGAG CAGCGAGGCCTCGATGATGGTGGCGGACACCAAAAGGAAGACTGTTATTGATAACAAACTCAAAGGCCACGCCTTTTACAACATCACTAAGGAGGATAGGATGAACATCAACAACTATGAAGCAACAAATGGAGGCGATTCCGATGGTGATTTCAGCTTCAAGTTGTGCTGCAACAAGACTGACAGCAAGTGGTCCCAATGCAAGAACGAGGCCGTCGAGGGCCACTACTTGTGCGAGCATCACCTGTCGCGGCTCAAGTCCTACATTTCTACTGCTGACGGCGAAGACAACACCAATGCTGACGACTCTGCTTCCAGAAAGCTGGACAAGTCCTCCACCTCCACTGGCCACTGCAGTGGCCAGCCACGTGGGGCGAAGAACTCTTCCTCCTCGGTGGCGGCAAAGTCCAACCAGTTCTACTATTACTCCGGCTTTGGGCCATCCTGGGGCAAGAAGCGGAGGAGGGGGTCAAGGGGCAGCCGCCGGCTGACTCCGCTGCAGATCAGTGGCAAGGGAATCGATTATGTCGTTTACGACATCGATGACG